Part of the Paenibacillus guangzhouensis genome is shown below.
GGTGTCATGGATAACGGTTTCATTTCGCAATGCTTGTTAACATCTCGTCTAGACATTTGCAGTGTAAATGATTTTTACGACTTTGTAAACAACAAAAAATCAATTTGATTAAAAGATAGTTAAAAACTCTTCAAAAATACACTATTAACATTCGTTATACAGATACTTTATTTATATAAATATTAAAAGCTGGCATTACTTTTCCACATCACGCACGTCCTAAAGTCAACCTAGTTAACAAAAGTTCACAGCATATTTTTATATATTTGCAAAAAGTCATGTATGAAATGAAGTTCCTATGAGATAATACACCTATTCCAGATTCCTTCGTTCGTCAAATCCGTCACTTTTTCTCAATTTGAATTTTATCCTATTTACAAGGTCATTGAAATCCATTAAGATGTGGGTGACAAGACGAATTGAGGGCATCATGGACGCTTGATCAAGGCACACAGGGATTGTTGTTGACAAAGCTTATTGACTTTCATAAGAGGAGGAATGGTGGATGAGTAACATGGCGTTACAACGTATGATCGATCACACCGTATTGAAAGCAGACACACGCAGAGAGGATATTATTACCCTCTGTGAGGAAGCTAGAACATATACCTTCGCTTCCGTATGCGTCAATCCGACATGGGTTGAGCTTGCTGCGAAGGAACTTGCAGGAACCGATGTCAAGGTATGCACCGTCATTGGTTTCCCTCTAGGGGCGAATACACCGGAGACCAAAGCATTCGAGGTACGCGATGCGATTAGTAAGGGTGCAGGAGAAGTCGATATGGTCATTAATATCGGGGCGTTGAAGGATCAGGATAATGAATTGGTCGAGCGCGATATCCGCGCCGTAGTGGAAGCAGCTGCAGGTCAAGCACTCGTGAAGGTTATTATCGAAACGTGTCTACTAACCGAAGAAGAAAAGGTTCGCGCATGCGAGATCTCGGTGAAGGCTGGCGCAGATTTCGTCAAAACCTCGACAGGCTTCTCCACGGGCGGCGCGACGATCGAAGATGTGGCGCTGATGCGTAAGACAGTCGGCGAGCATGTTGGCGTGAAGGCTTCGGGCGGCGTGCGCAGCCTCGAAGACATGAACAACATGGTACAAGCTGGGGCAACACGGATCGGTACGAGCTCCGGCGTCAAGATTCTACGTGGCGAGCAATCGACATCCTACTAGGAGTAACGATACGAAAAGCGGCTGAATGCAATTCAGCCGCTTTTTTTTGTCGTCTATATACTCTTATGGGTTAAGGCAGAATCTCTTCCGTAAAATAATCCAAAATCATGCAGCCCGCACCTTGAGCCACGCTGTTGTAGTCCGTGGTCGCCTTCATAATGTCGATCGAGCTATTCGGGTAATGCGCCAGTCTCTTCAGTGCCGCTTCGGATGCAACTTCGTAGAACAGCGGTTTCGGAACGAGCGTCCCCCCGCAGACGACAACATCCGGATGCAACAGGAAGATCAGATTGGAGAGTCCAATGCCGAAGTAGTACGCCGCTTCCTTGATGACTTCTAGACATAGCGGGTCTTCTTGTTCCAACGCATCGAGGATGTGGTGGAAATCGATATCTTCCACTTCGGTCACCTGCTCTTGAAGGAAAGATGGTTTCCCCCGTTTCATCTGTCGAATGACTTCGTCCCGAATCGCTGGGAGACTGCTGTACGCCTGCAGGCATCCATAGGATCCGCACGAGCAGCGCTGTCCATGGATATCGACGATGATATGACCGAAGGCATCCTCCATACCATTCTTATGACTTACCATACGGCCATTCTGGACGACACCGCAGCGTATGCCCATGTCGCTCGAGACGAACACCAGGCTGTCTTTATCCTTCCAATGATTCTTCCGGTACTCCGCTAAGGCGGCTAAGTTCGTCCCGTTATCGAGCAGCACGAGCGTATGATTCCGCTGCGACAAATATTCCACGATATTCAGATCCCAGCCCTCCGCCTTGAACGGATGATGATGGATCGCGCCCCTCTCTGGATCAATGGGATCCAGGACTCCGACACCGATGCCGAGCAGCTTCTCTCTCTTTATCTCATGCTCCGAGAGCAGGAGTGTAATACACTCGGTCACATAATTTAGCGTATATTCGCCTGTACATTGTTCATTCATCTTGAGCTTCTTCGATCCGAGAATATCGAGATTCAAATTCAGGAGCAGCACCGTCGTATATAAGTTCGTCAGCTCTACCCCAATCAAATATTGGGCATTCGGATTAATCTCGTACATGAGCGGCCTCCGGCCTCCGCTCGATTCTCCAAGTCCGCTGTCCTGCACAAGCCCCGTCTGCGCCAGCTCGTCGAGAAGCCGCGCACAAGTCGTATGCTTATAACCCGTCATTTCGGACAAAATATTAATCCTTACCGCACCTAGTTTGCGGATCAGGCTATATAGCAGTTTTAAGCTTTTCGTCTTTGGCGATGTCACGCCAACGAATTCCGTTAACATAATGCCCTTGCCCTCCAGAACCATTCATTTTATCGGCTATGCCTCTCATTATACAACAAATCAATGCGAAATAAGGGTGAAGAACCAAC
Proteins encoded:
- the deoC gene encoding deoxyribose-phosphate aldolase, translated to MALQRMIDHTVLKADTRREDIITLCEEARTYTFASVCVNPTWVELAAKELAGTDVKVCTVIGFPLGANTPETKAFEVRDAISKGAGEVDMVINIGALKDQDNELVERDIRAVVEAAAGQALVKVIIETCLLTEEEKVRACEISVKAGADFVKTSTGFSTGGATIEDVALMRKTVGEHVGVKASGGVRSLEDMNNMVQAGATRIGTSSGVKILRGEQSTSY
- a CDS encoding ROK family protein, which encodes MLTEFVGVTSPKTKSLKLLYSLIRKLGAVRINILSEMTGYKHTTCARLLDELAQTGLVQDSGLGESSGGRRPLMYEINPNAQYLIGVELTNLYTTVLLLNLNLDILGSKKLKMNEQCTGEYTLNYVTECITLLLSEHEIKREKLLGIGVGVLDPIDPERGAIHHHPFKAEGWDLNIVEYLSQRNHTLVLLDNGTNLAALAEYRKNHWKDKDSLVFVSSDMGIRCGVVQNGRMVSHKNGMEDAFGHIIVDIHGQRCSCGSYGCLQAYSSLPAIRDEVIRQMKRGKPSFLQEQVTEVEDIDFHHILDALEQEDPLCLEVIKEAAYYFGIGLSNLIFLLHPDVVVCGGTLVPKPLFYEVASEAALKRLAHYPNSSIDIMKATTDYNSVAQGAGCMILDYFTEEILP